Proteins from one methanogenic archaeon mixed culture ISO4-G1 genomic window:
- a CDS encoding precorrin-6x reductase CbiJ codes for MTGIFIFSGTTEGRRLSKQLAEAGADVHVRVATEYGAEVMGYDPNIDVQVGSCGGAEGIADQIRKNGYGIVVDATHPYALNITEHIRQACEATGAEYIRLKRSESDTGSSNIVKVSSVQEAVDYLKDKEGNILASTGSKDIALYTQIPDYKERVTARVLSTMESVQKCAEYGFSGKNLICAQGPFSEETNYATLKQIDARYLVTKDSGTAGGYEDKVRAAMRAGATVILIERPKEEGSTYDQVVEQLNLKLGLNMEVSRSAGKRTVNVIGIGMGGSGLTLSAKNRIDGSDLVIGARRMVESVAAGKVILEEYKADEIVKYLRENPQYTDVSVLMSGDIGFYSGAKKLLLALDADEFDVNTEPGISSAVYLCAKMGTSWQDVYMTSAHGREANLVGLSRVHAKVFTLLSDESTVHAMAKQFIDYQMDVSITVGQDFGYDSEKIFTGTPEEVLKEPFGKLCVALIQNDSPVTSNPVSIPDEDFIRGDAPMTKSEVRALSVAKLKLSDDSVVYDIGAGTGSVSIEMALVALNGNVFAIEKEDPAADLIETNKIKFKTPNVQVVRGLAPEAMADLPVPTHAFIGGSSGNLKDIVRCLLDKNPDIRIVINSVTIETLEETTQAIREFGLVEEDFSCINVSKARKLGKYHLMTAQNPVYIAVVRGR; via the coding sequence ATGACTGGCATATTCATATTCTCGGGCACGACGGAGGGCAGGAGGCTGTCCAAGCAGCTCGCCGAGGCGGGAGCCGACGTCCATGTCAGGGTGGCCACCGAATACGGCGCCGAGGTCATGGGATACGACCCAAACATCGACGTGCAGGTCGGGAGCTGCGGCGGCGCCGAGGGCATAGCCGACCAGATCAGGAAGAACGGTTACGGCATCGTCGTGGATGCCACGCACCCTTACGCCCTGAACATAACCGAGCACATCAGGCAGGCCTGCGAGGCCACCGGTGCCGAGTACATCAGGCTCAAGAGGTCCGAATCGGACACGGGTTCGTCCAACATCGTCAAGGTGTCCTCCGTCCAGGAGGCGGTGGACTATCTCAAGGACAAGGAGGGGAACATCCTCGCATCCACCGGATCCAAGGACATCGCCCTCTACACCCAGATCCCCGACTACAAGGAGAGGGTCACCGCCAGGGTGCTGTCCACCATGGAATCGGTGCAGAAGTGCGCCGAATACGGATTCTCGGGAAAGAACCTCATCTGCGCACAGGGCCCGTTTTCCGAGGAGACCAACTACGCCACGCTGAAACAGATAGACGCCAGGTATCTGGTGACCAAGGACTCCGGGACGGCCGGAGGCTACGAGGACAAGGTGCGTGCCGCCATGAGGGCGGGCGCCACGGTGATCCTCATCGAGAGGCCCAAGGAAGAGGGCTCGACCTACGACCAGGTCGTGGAACAACTCAATTTGAAGCTGGGATTGAACATGGAAGTTTCTAGATCCGCCGGGAAGAGGACGGTCAACGTCATCGGCATAGGCATGGGGGGCAGCGGTCTCACGCTGTCGGCCAAGAACAGGATAGACGGCTCCGATCTGGTGATCGGCGCCAGGAGGATGGTGGAATCCGTCGCCGCGGGCAAGGTCATCCTGGAGGAGTACAAGGCCGACGAGATCGTGAAGTACCTCAGGGAGAACCCCCAGTACACTGACGTGTCGGTCCTGATGTCCGGGGACATAGGCTTCTACAGCGGGGCCAAAAAGCTGCTGCTGGCACTTGATGCGGACGAGTTCGATGTGAACACGGAGCCGGGTATATCATCGGCGGTCTACCTATGCGCCAAGATGGGGACATCGTGGCAGGACGTGTACATGACGAGCGCCCACGGAAGGGAGGCCAACCTGGTTGGTCTGAGCAGGGTCCACGCGAAGGTGTTCACGCTGCTCTCCGACGAGTCAACGGTCCATGCTATGGCCAAGCAGTTCATCGACTACCAGATGGATGTGAGCATCACGGTCGGCCAGGACTTCGGATACGATTCTGAGAAGATATTCACCGGCACGCCGGAGGAGGTCCTGAAGGAGCCGTTCGGGAAGCTGTGCGTCGCACTAATCCAGAATGATTCCCCCGTGACATCGAACCCGGTCAGCATCCCCGATGAGGATTTCATCAGGGGCGACGCCCCGATGACCAAGAGCGAGGTCAGGGCGCTGTCCGTGGCCAAGCTCAAGCTCTCGGACGATTCCGTCGTCTACGACATAGGCGCCGGCACGGGCTCCGTGTCGATCGAGATGGCGCTGGTCGCCCTCAACGGGAACGTGTTTGCGATAGAGAAGGAGGATCCCGCTGCGGACCTTATAGAGACCAACAAGATCAAGTTCAAGACCCCCAACGTGCAGGTCGTCAGGGGACTGGCGCCCGAGGCCATGGCCGACCTCCCGGTCCCGACTCATGCGTTCATCGGGGGTTCGTCCGGCAATCTCAAGGACATCGTGAGATGCCTGCTGGACAAGAACCCCGACATAAGGATCGTGATCAACTCGGTGACCATCGAGACCCTGGAGGAGACCACGCAGGCCATCAGGGAGTTCGGACTGGTCGAGGAGGACTTCTCCTGCATCAACGTCTCGAAGGCCAGGAAGCTGGGCAAATACCATCTCATGACGGCCCAGAATCCAGTGTACATTGCAGTGGTGAGAGGAAGATGA
- a CDS encoding DNA-directed RNA polymerase subunit N RpoN, producing the protein MIIPVRCFTCGKVVGSAYPEYAKRVKAGENPKDVLDDLGFERYCCRRMIVSHADLIGEIAPLG; encoded by the coding sequence ATGATAATTCCAGTGAGATGTTTCACATGCGGAAAGGTCGTGGGCTCCGCCTACCCTGAGTACGCAAAGCGTGTGAAGGCAGGGGAGAACCCCAAGGACGTCCTCGACGACCTGGGATTCGAGAGATACTGCTGCCGCAGGATGATCGTCTCCCATGCTGATCTGATCGGCGAGATCGCGCCTCTAGGATGA
- a CDS encoding ribosomal protein S9P Rps9p — protein MVECVNTSGKRKTAIARAVVKAGTGKVTINKVPLDVFTPELARLKIEEPLGLVPEKAEKVDIAVNVSGGGVMGQAAAARTAIARGLVQFYKDDELEAVFRAYDRTLIINDDRRKLPKNPQGPGARAKKQKSYR, from the coding sequence ATGGTCGAGTGCGTAAACACAAGTGGAAAGAGGAAGACCGCCATCGCAAGGGCCGTTGTTAAGGCTGGTACCGGAAAGGTCACCATCAACAAGGTCCCCCTTGACGTCTTCACACCCGAACTCGCAAGGCTCAAGATCGAGGAACCCCTCGGACTTGTACCCGAGAAGGCAGAGAAGGTCGACATCGCCGTCAACGTCAGCGGCGGAGGTGTCATGGGACAGGCAGCAGCCGCCAGGACCGCCATCGCCAGAGGACTTGTGCAGTTCTACAAGGACGATGAGCTCGAGGCCGTGTTCAGGGCTTACGACAGGACTCTTATCATCAACGATGACAGGAGGAAGCTGCCTAAGAACCCCCAGGGACCCGGTGCCCGTGCCAAGAAGCAGAAGTCATACCGTTGA
- a CDS encoding cobyrinic acid a,c-diamide synthase CbiA, protein MSLPRFLIAAPSSGSGKTLITCGILQALVNRGLKVASFKCGPDYIDPMFHSRVIGTRSKNLDAYFVGTDTLRYLFVRTASENDISVIEGVMGFYDGNSVLSMEASSHDVSRKLDAPVILLINSKGASISNLATLKGFLNFTENNIKGVIFNQMSQKVFDMIKPEVEKLGIKAIGYVPKVSHLILESRHLGLVLPNEIEELKDKLNQLAEVLEGSLDIDLLMELASSAPDLEYTVPEVKKLETPVRIGLAQDDVFCFTYEDNIEMMTRMGAEIVEFSPLNDSKLPDVDAIVLSGGYPELHADKLCSNKPMLEAIRRKVQGGMPCLAECGGFMYLHERLEDADGNMHDSCGVIKGEVRNTGKLSRFGYITVSSDDPRSILKDGSVKGHEFHYWDSDNCGSSWKAVKTNGKEYTCMHEEGNLIAGYPHLYFYSNPSAAYNFLLKVADYKKKGKP, encoded by the coding sequence ATGAGCCTGCCAAGGTTCCTCATAGCTGCCCCTTCCAGCGGAAGCGGGAAGACGCTCATAACATGCGGTATTCTCCAGGCATTGGTCAACCGCGGTCTTAAGGTAGCATCGTTCAAGTGCGGGCCAGATTACATCGATCCCATGTTCCACAGCAGGGTCATCGGGACCAGGTCCAAGAATCTGGATGCCTACTTTGTTGGAACAGATACGCTCAGATATCTCTTCGTCAGGACAGCATCCGAGAACGATATCTCGGTCATCGAGGGTGTAATGGGATTCTACGACGGTAACAGTGTCCTCAGCATGGAGGCCAGTTCCCATGACGTGTCCAGGAAGCTCGATGCCCCTGTGATACTCCTTATCAACAGCAAGGGCGCCAGCATCTCCAACCTGGCCACGCTGAAGGGATTCCTGAACTTCACCGAGAATAACATTAAGGGCGTGATCTTCAACCAGATGTCGCAGAAGGTCTTCGACATGATCAAACCGGAGGTCGAGAAGCTGGGTATCAAGGCGATCGGATACGTCCCGAAGGTCAGCCATCTGATCCTGGAGAGTAGGCATCTCGGACTGGTCCTACCCAATGAGATCGAAGAGCTCAAGGACAAGCTCAACCAGCTTGCAGAGGTCCTCGAGGGATCCTTGGACATTGACCTGCTGATGGAGTTGGCATCGTCCGCACCAGATCTGGAATACACTGTGCCAGAGGTGAAGAAGCTCGAAACACCGGTCAGGATCGGTCTTGCCCAGGACGATGTGTTCTGCTTCACCTATGAGGACAACATCGAGATGATGACGAGGATGGGCGCGGAGATCGTCGAATTCTCTCCTTTGAATGACAGTAAACTGCCCGATGTCGATGCCATAGTTCTTTCTGGAGGATATCCGGAACTCCATGCAGACAAACTCTGCTCGAACAAGCCCATGCTCGAGGCCATCCGCAGGAAGGTCCAAGGAGGTATGCCCTGTCTTGCGGAATGCGGCGGTTTCATGTACCTACATGAGAGGCTCGAGGATGCTGACGGCAACATGCACGACTCATGCGGTGTCATCAAAGGGGAGGTCAGGAACACCGGGAAGCTATCCAGATTCGGTTACATCACTGTGTCCTCGGACGATCCCAGATCCATTCTGAAGGATGGGTCAGTCAAGGGACACGAGTTCCACTATTGGGACAGCGACAACTGCGGATCCTCCTGGAAGGCAGTGAAGACCAATGGGAAGGAGTACACATGCATGCATGAGGAAGGCAATCTTATCGCAGGATATCCTCATCTGTACTTCTATTCGAATCCTAGTGCCGCTTACAATTTCCTTTTGAAAGTCGCGGACTACAAGAAGAAAGGAAAACCCTGA
- a CDS encoding ribosomal protein L18e Rpl18e translates to MTTAKTNPQLVALIDNLKAITRDNNAAIWRDIALRLEKPKRNWAEANLSKIERYAKDGETILVPGKVLAAGSISKKVTVAAYSFSDAAAKAIVAAGGKVLSIEDLAKENPNGTGVRIMR, encoded by the coding sequence ATGACAACAGCAAAGACGAACCCCCAGCTGGTCGCCCTCATCGACAACCTGAAGGCAATCACAAGGGACAACAACGCTGCTATCTGGCGAGACATCGCGCTTAGGCTCGAGAAACCCAAGAGGAACTGGGCCGAAGCGAATCTCAGCAAAATCGAGAGGTACGCCAAGGACGGGGAGACGATCCTCGTTCCTGGTAAGGTTCTCGCAGCAGGTAGCATCAGCAAGAAGGTAACAGTAGCCGCATACAGCTTCTCCGATGCTGCCGCGAAAGCAATCGTAGCCGCAGGCGGAAAAGTTCTGTCCATCGAGGATCTCGCAAAGGAGAACCCCAACGGAACAGGCGTCAGGATCATGAGGTGA
- a CDS encoding ribosomal protein L13P Rpl13p, whose amino-acid sequence MVTVIDGRNLIHGRLAAIVAKRIMNGEEIVVVNAEAIIITGKKENTFADFKAKVDRGDTTKRKGPFYPRRADLLFKRCVRGMIPWTSTSGRDAYRRLHVFVGTPKQFQESEMERPEGAVKKIGGYYTTLGTVSKFLGSKVR is encoded by the coding sequence ATGGTTACAGTTATCGACGGAAGGAACCTCATTCACGGCAGGCTCGCAGCCATCGTCGCGAAGAGGATCATGAACGGCGAGGAGATCGTCGTTGTCAACGCGGAAGCCATTATCATCACCGGTAAGAAAGAGAACACCTTCGCCGACTTCAAGGCAAAGGTCGACCGCGGAGACACAACCAAGAGGAAAGGACCGTTCTACCCCCGCAGGGCAGATCTCCTGTTCAAGAGGTGCGTCAGAGGAATGATCCCCTGGACATCCACCAGCGGAAGGGACGCCTACAGGAGACTCCACGTGTTCGTTGGAACCCCCAAACAGTTCCAGGAATCCGAGATGGAGAGGCCTGAGGGAGCAGTCAAGAAGATCGGCGGTTATTACACAACCCTGGGTACCGTATCCAAATTCCTGGGTTCAAAAGTGAGATGA
- a CDS encoding transporter monovalent cation:proton antiporter-2 family produces the protein MEEIVLISSMAMLIILAAFLSIVLGKLRMPPLIGFLAAGIVIANITTLSEDAETILDIFSNLGLIMLMFSIGMEIDIRKLRSQGRFALIVSCVQLPLMVAGGLIAGTLLGFTFLQSITLGAIISGSSTAVVLAVLNSQGKMDKEHIEMLVLITIMEDIGQVIMLSMLTPMLSGSEMSGDALIILILGIAIFMISCFTLGLFIVPRIIDWFYERSNDELISLLCIGALFTLSWAAHSMGLSVAIGAFLMGVIVGTSRPKEAVEHFVEPMKTMFMAMFFISVGMEVALDSLRENIVLILIFYGVFAACKSFTVYLGYWIGNGDARCGFASALGLCAMGEFAFIISKQALDCGVVDQSFYSSVIGAALISMIMLPLLTGRSDKVFDSIEKHQPNFLRRFIERLNGARNRTYGVLGSVSSMTHSAFEKGLGNTYINIVVVFVVQALFFLIFDPLTWWLSENIGRLTYDQWGFVVILLNFGALLMPCYVIASSLRLIMFVLKPNKNSSKFKSSFYEVMNPLTIAALLDLLILLITPNGLEKPHHIVIFLCLAILVGLTQVWKMKTGKARPAPKGLEEKKPSKE, from the coding sequence ATGGAAGAAATCGTCCTCATTTCAAGCATGGCGATGCTGATCATCCTGGCAGCATTCCTGTCGATAGTACTGGGAAAGCTCAGGATGCCTCCGCTCATCGGATTCCTGGCAGCAGGTATCGTCATCGCGAACATCACCACGCTCTCGGAGGATGCCGAGACCATCCTGGACATCTTCTCGAACCTCGGTTTGATCATGCTGATGTTCTCCATCGGAATGGAGATCGACATACGCAAGCTGAGGAGCCAAGGCAGGTTCGCCCTTATCGTGTCGTGCGTGCAGCTTCCGCTCATGGTGGCGGGAGGACTCATCGCCGGTACCCTGCTCGGATTCACATTCCTCCAGAGCATCACTCTGGGCGCCATCATCTCCGGTTCGAGCACAGCGGTCGTCCTGGCCGTCCTGAACTCCCAGGGGAAGATGGACAAGGAGCACATCGAGATGCTCGTCCTGATCACGATCATGGAGGATATCGGACAGGTCATCATGCTTTCCATGCTGACCCCCATGCTCTCCGGATCGGAGATGAGCGGGGATGCGCTGATAATCCTAATTCTGGGCATCGCCATCTTCATGATCTCGTGTTTCACGCTGGGCCTGTTCATAGTGCCCCGCATCATAGACTGGTTCTACGAGAGGTCCAACGACGAGCTCATTTCGCTCCTGTGCATTGGAGCGCTGTTCACCCTGTCCTGGGCCGCCCACTCCATGGGACTGTCCGTCGCTATCGGAGCGTTCCTGATGGGAGTCATCGTGGGAACGTCCAGGCCGAAAGAGGCCGTGGAGCACTTCGTGGAACCGATGAAGACCATGTTCATGGCCATGTTCTTCATATCCGTCGGAATGGAGGTCGCTCTGGACAGCCTCAGGGAGAACATCGTGCTGATCCTGATCTTCTACGGCGTCTTCGCCGCATGCAAGTCGTTCACCGTCTATCTGGGATACTGGATAGGCAACGGGGACGCGCGTTGCGGATTCGCCTCGGCACTGGGACTGTGCGCGATGGGAGAATTCGCATTCATCATCTCCAAACAGGCCCTGGACTGTGGCGTAGTGGACCAGTCGTTCTACTCGTCGGTCATCGGGGCCGCACTCATATCGATGATCATGCTCCCGCTTCTCACCGGCCGCAGCGACAAGGTGTTCGATTCCATCGAGAAGCATCAACCCAATTTCCTCAGGAGGTTCATCGAGCGTCTCAACGGTGCCCGCAACAGGACCTACGGCGTGCTCGGATCCGTCTCGTCGATGACGCACAGCGCATTCGAGAAGGGGCTCGGCAACACCTACATCAACATAGTCGTGGTGTTCGTCGTGCAGGCCCTGTTCTTCCTCATATTCGACCCCCTGACGTGGTGGCTGAGCGAGAACATCGGAAGGCTCACGTACGACCAATGGGGATTCGTGGTGATCCTGCTCAACTTCGGTGCCCTCCTGATGCCCTGCTACGTCATCGCCAGCAGCCTGCGTCTCATCATGTTCGTCCTGAAACCCAACAAGAACAGCTCCAAGTTCAAATCCAGTTTCTACGAGGTCATGAACCCGCTGACCATCGCGGCCCTCTTGGACCTCCTGATCCTTCTCATAACGCCCAACGGGCTGGAGAAGCCGCACCATATCGTGATATTCCTCTGCCTGGCCATCCTGGTCGGACTGACGCAGGTGTGGAAGATGAAGACCGGAAAGGCACGTCCCGCACCCAAGGGCCTGGAAGAGAAGAAGCCTTCCAAAGAATGA